A single genomic interval of Streptococcus suis harbors:
- the dapB gene encoding 4-hydroxy-tetrahydrodipicolinate reductase, producing the protein MTIKVIIAGFKGKMGSTAVEMVKGDAELSLAALVDPFATETEVDGVPVFKTKEEVASLEADVWVDFTTPKFAYENTRFALENGFAPVVGTTGFTPEEIEELTALSAEKGLGGLIAPNFAIGAILLMQFAAQAAKYFPNLEIIELHHDKKKDAPSGTAVKTAELISQVRQSQVQGAADEEELIAGARGAEFDGFRIHSVRLPGLVAHQEVIFGAQGEGLTIRHDSYDRISFMGGVNLGIKEVVKRSQLVYGLEHLL; encoded by the coding sequence ATGACAATTAAGGTAATTATCGCAGGATTTAAAGGGAAAATGGGCTCAACAGCTGTTGAGATGGTCAAAGGTGACGCAGAACTTAGTCTGGCTGCCTTGGTGGACCCATTTGCGACAGAAACAGAAGTAGACGGTGTTCCTGTTTTCAAGACCAAAGAAGAAGTTGCCAGCCTAGAAGCTGATGTCTGGGTGGATTTTACAACGCCAAAATTTGCCTATGAAAACACACGTTTTGCCTTGGAAAATGGTTTCGCACCTGTGGTTGGAACGACAGGATTTACCCCTGAAGAAATCGAGGAATTGACTGCCTTATCTGCTGAGAAGGGCTTGGGCGGCTTGATTGCTCCTAACTTTGCTATTGGCGCTATCTTGCTCATGCAGTTCGCAGCCCAGGCAGCCAAATATTTCCCAAATCTTGAAATCATTGAATTACACCATGACAAGAAGAAGGATGCACCGAGCGGAACGGCTGTCAAAACGGCCGAACTCATTTCACAAGTGCGTCAATCACAAGTTCAAGGGGCAGCGGATGAGGAAGAGCTGATTGCTGGTGCTCGTGGGGCAGAATTTGACGGCTTCCGTATCCACTCAGTACGCTTGCCAGGCCTTGTTGCCCATCAGGAAGTGATTTTTGGGGCACAGGGAGAAGGCTTGACCATTCGTCATGACTCTTACGATCGTATTTCCTTTATGGGCGGTGTCAATCTCGGCATTAAAGAGGTAGTCAAACGCTCACAACTCGTTTATGGTTTGGAACACTTATTATGA
- a CDS encoding CCA tRNA nucleotidyltransferase yields MKLNNLPSEFQEALPILEKIKAAGYEAYFVGGSVRDAILGRPIHDVDIATSSYPQETKQIFPRTIDVGIEHGTVLVLDGGKEYEITTFRTEEEYVDFRRPSQVSFVRSLEEDLKRRDFTVNAFALDEEAQIVDIFDGMTDLENRTLRAVGIPAERFNEDALRIMRGFRFAATLDFEIEPTTFTAMVETAPLLEKISVERSFIEFDKLLMADFWRKGLRAMIDSKAYNFLPDLVGKGEQLARMLSSLAEDFQFSTSEQAWAMLFVCLGIENIKSFLKKWKTSNYFQRNVVKLVEIYQLRQAGPVTKQICFKYGKEFLYLVEELRQAQGLTTDFEAIDQIDQALTIHDKHEIVVNGGHLMKAFDLKPGPVLGTLLKEVEFQIVEGQLENEEQAIMTFVKGILENE; encoded by the coding sequence ATGAAATTAAACAATCTGCCTTCTGAGTTTCAGGAGGCTTTGCCGATTTTAGAGAAAATTAAAGCAGCTGGTTACGAGGCTTATTTCGTTGGTGGCTCCGTGCGGGATGCCATTCTCGGTAGGCCTATTCATGATGTCGACATTGCCACTTCCAGCTATCCGCAAGAAACCAAGCAAATCTTTCCGCGGACTATTGATGTGGGGATTGAGCATGGAACTGTCCTAGTCTTGGATGGTGGCAAAGAGTATGAAATTACCACCTTTCGGACAGAGGAGGAGTATGTCGACTTCCGCAGACCGAGCCAGGTTTCTTTTGTGCGTTCCTTAGAAGAGGATCTCAAACGTCGCGACTTCACAGTCAACGCCTTTGCTCTGGATGAAGAAGCACAGATTGTTGACATCTTTGATGGGATGACTGACTTAGAAAACCGCACCCTACGGGCTGTAGGCATCCCGGCTGAGCGTTTCAACGAAGATGCCCTCCGTATCATGCGTGGATTTCGCTTTGCAGCGACCTTGGACTTTGAGATTGAACCGACGACATTTACAGCTATGGTTGAAACCGCACCGCTTTTGGAAAAAATCTCGGTGGAACGTAGCTTTATCGAGTTTGATAAACTCTTGATGGCGGATTTTTGGCGAAAAGGCTTGCGCGCTATGATTGATTCTAAGGCTTACAATTTCTTGCCTGATTTAGTTGGAAAAGGAGAACAACTGGCTAGAATGCTGTCCAGTTTGGCAGAAGACTTCCAATTTTCAACTTCTGAACAAGCTTGGGCCATGCTCTTTGTCTGTCTCGGTATCGAGAACATCAAATCCTTCCTGAAAAAATGGAAAACCAGCAATTATTTCCAACGCAACGTGGTCAAGTTGGTAGAGATTTATCAACTTCGCCAAGCAGGACCTGTTACCAAGCAAATCTGTTTCAAGTATGGCAAAGAATTCTTGTACTTGGTAGAGGAACTCCGTCAAGCACAGGGGTTGACTACAGATTTTGAAGCAATTGACCAGATCGATCAAGCATTGACCATTCATGACAAGCATGAAATTGTTGTCAACGGCGGTCATCTGATGAAGGCGTTTGACCTCAAACCAGGTCCAGTATTGGGCACTTTGCTCAAAGAGGTGGAATTCCAGATTGTGGAAGGACAGCTAGAGAACGAAGAGCAAGCGATTATGACATTTGTGAAAGGAATCTTAGAGAATGAGTGA
- a CDS encoding ABC-F family ATP-binding cassette domain-containing protein — protein sequence MSDFIVEHLTKSVGDKTVFADLSFIIHQGDRIGIIGVNGTGKTTLLDVLSGRIGFDGDVLPFRTKNAYKISYLTQEPEFDESQTVLDTVLSSDLRETQLIREYERLLSNYDESSQARLEKVMAEMDALNAWEIESQVKTVLSKLGLTDLNKTVAELSGGLRRRVQLAQVLLGNADLLLLDEPTNHLDIDTIEWLTTFLKNTKKSVLFITHDRYFLDNVATRIFELDRASLTEYQGNYQDYVRLKAEQDERDAALHHKKEQLYKQELAWMRRQPQARATKQQARINRFHDLKGDLANKIDDSELEINFETSRIGKKVINFENVSFSYPDKPILADFNLLIQNKDRIGIVGDNGKGKSTLLNLIAGDLQADSGKVDIGETIRIGYFSQTIKGLDESKRVINFLQEVAEEAKTTSGMVSIAELLEQFLFPRNTHGTLIEKLSGGEKKRLYLLKILLQRPNVLLLDEPTNDLDIATLTVLEHFLQGFTGPVITVSHDRYFLDKVATKILAFEDSGIQTFFGNYTDYLDEKAFLASSSAISLEKPKEKTEKIKENKKRMSYFEKQEWATIEEDIAGLEERIAAIEAEMLTCGSDFTKLSDLQKELDEKNDLLLEKYERYEYLSELEG from the coding sequence ATGAGTGATTTTATCGTTGAACACCTAACTAAATCTGTCGGAGATAAAACGGTCTTTGCTGATCTGTCTTTCATCATCCATCAAGGCGACCGTATCGGTATTATCGGGGTCAATGGTACAGGAAAGACGACTTTGCTGGATGTTCTGTCAGGTCGTATCGGTTTTGACGGAGATGTATTACCTTTTCGTACAAAAAATGCCTATAAAATTTCTTATCTGACCCAGGAACCTGAATTTGATGAAAGCCAAACTGTCTTAGATACTGTTCTGTCTTCGGATTTACGGGAAACCCAGTTAATCCGTGAATATGAACGGCTCTTGTCAAACTATGATGAAAGCAGTCAAGCCAGACTAGAAAAGGTGATGGCAGAAATGGATGCTCTCAACGCTTGGGAAATTGAAAGCCAGGTCAAGACCGTTCTATCCAAACTTGGCTTAACAGACCTCAACAAAACTGTTGCTGAGTTATCGGGTGGTCTACGTAGACGAGTGCAATTGGCCCAAGTCCTCCTTGGCAATGCTGACTTGCTCTTGCTGGATGAACCGACTAACCACTTGGACATTGATACCATTGAATGGTTGACGACTTTCTTGAAAAATACTAAAAAGTCTGTTCTATTTATTACTCACGATCGCTATTTCTTGGACAATGTGGCGACACGGATTTTTGAATTGGACCGCGCCAGCTTAACCGAATATCAGGGAAATTACCAGGACTATGTTCGCTTGAAGGCAGAACAGGACGAGCGAGATGCCGCCCTTCACCATAAGAAAGAGCAACTCTACAAACAAGAGCTGGCTTGGATGCGCAGACAACCTCAAGCTCGTGCAACCAAGCAACAGGCTCGTATCAATCGTTTCCATGACCTCAAAGGCGATTTAGCCAACAAGATAGACGATAGCGAACTGGAAATCAATTTTGAAACCTCTCGTATCGGCAAAAAAGTCATTAACTTTGAAAATGTCAGCTTTTCCTATCCTGACAAGCCCATTTTAGCAGACTTTAACCTGCTCATTCAAAACAAGGACCGCATAGGAATTGTCGGTGATAATGGAAAAGGAAAATCCACTTTGCTCAATCTGATTGCAGGTGATTTGCAGGCAGACAGCGGTAAGGTAGATATTGGTGAAACCATCCGTATCGGCTACTTCTCGCAAACAATTAAAGGACTAGACGAAAGCAAGCGGGTCATCAATTTCTTGCAGGAAGTAGCAGAAGAAGCAAAAACGACTTCTGGTATGGTTTCTATCGCAGAACTCTTGGAGCAATTCCTCTTCCCACGCAATACCCACGGTACCTTGATTGAAAAGTTGTCTGGCGGGGAGAAGAAGCGACTTTATTTGCTGAAGATTCTCTTGCAACGGCCCAATGTTCTCTTACTAGATGAGCCGACCAACGACTTGGACATAGCGACTCTGACAGTCTTGGAACATTTCTTGCAGGGCTTTACTGGTCCAGTCATTACCGTTAGTCACGACCGTTATTTCTTGGACAAGGTTGCGACCAAAATCCTCGCTTTCGAAGATAGCGGCATTCAGACCTTCTTTGGCAACTACACAGACTATCTGGATGAGAAGGCCTTTCTGGCTTCCAGCTCTGCCATTTCCTTGGAAAAACCAAAGGAGAAAACCGAGAAAATCAAAGAGAACAAGAAGCGGATGTCCTACTTTGAGAAGCAGGAATGGGCAACCATCGAAGAGGATATTGCTGGCTTGGAGGAGCGGATTGCGGCAATCGAGGCGGAAATGCTGACCTGTGGTAGTGATTTTACAAAATTGTCCGATTTGCAGAAGGAATTAGATGAGAAAAACGACCTGCTCTTGGAAAAATATGAGCGGTATGAGTATCTGAGCGAGTTGGAGGGCTAG
- a CDS encoding ROK family glucokinase produces the protein MAKKIIGIDLGGTSVKLAILTTEGEIQEKWSIKTNILDDGSHIVPDIIDSIKQRFETHDLTKDDFLGVGMGSPGVVDSEAGTVIGAYNLNWKTLQLVKDQFESALGLPFFIDNDANVAALGEQWVGAGNNNPNVVFMTLGTGVGGGVIAAGNLIRGVKGAGGELGHITVDFDEPFACTCGKKGCLETVASATGIVNLSRRYADQYAGDAKLKQMIDDGQDVTAKDVFDLAKEGDDLALIVYRHFSEYLGVACANIAAVLNPTYIVLGGGVSAAGEFLLDGVRKVFAENSFPQIKESTQIVLATRGNDAGVLGAASLVLK, from the coding sequence ATGGCAAAAAAAATTATTGGTATTGACTTAGGTGGTACATCAGTTAAGTTGGCGATTCTCACAACGGAAGGTGAGATACAAGAAAAATGGTCCATCAAGACAAATATATTAGACGATGGAAGTCATATTGTTCCTGATATTATTGACAGTATCAAGCAGCGATTTGAAACCCATGATTTGACAAAAGATGACTTTTTGGGTGTTGGTATGGGGTCTCCTGGTGTCGTTGATAGCGAAGCTGGTACTGTTATCGGTGCCTATAACCTCAACTGGAAGACCTTGCAATTGGTTAAAGATCAGTTTGAATCTGCGCTCGGTTTACCATTCTTTATCGACAATGATGCCAACGTAGCAGCTCTTGGTGAGCAGTGGGTAGGTGCTGGTAACAACAATCCCAACGTTGTCTTTATGACGCTTGGTACAGGTGTTGGTGGCGGAGTCATCGCTGCTGGAAACTTGATTCGTGGTGTCAAAGGCGCTGGTGGTGAATTAGGTCATATCACAGTTGACTTTGATGAGCCATTTGCATGTACTTGTGGTAAGAAAGGTTGTCTAGAAACAGTTGCTTCAGCGACAGGTATTGTCAACCTCAGCCGTCGTTATGCTGATCAATACGCAGGCGATGCAAAACTGAAACAAATGATCGATGATGGGCAAGATGTAACGGCTAAAGATGTCTTTGACTTGGCAAAAGAAGGCGATGATTTGGCCTTGATTGTCTACCGTCACTTCTCAGAATACCTAGGTGTTGCCTGTGCAAACATTGCTGCAGTCCTCAATCCTACCTACATCGTTCTGGGTGGCGGTGTATCAGCTGCAGGAGAGTTCTTATTGGATGGCGTTCGCAAGGTCTTTGCTGAAAATAGCTTCCCACAAATCAAGGAAAGCACGCAAATTGTCTTGGCAACTCGTGGTAATGATGCTGGTGTCCTAGGTGCCGCATCACTAGTTTTGAAATAA